GGGTGATCGGCTCGTACCACAACATCTTCCGCCTCGGCGCGATCATGCAGGATCTCGGCTTCTGGATTCTCAACGACGTCATCTGGCGCAAAACCAACCCGATGCCCAATTTTCGCGGACGGCGCTTCACCAACGCGCACGAAACCATGATCTGGGCGGCGCGCGAGCCGAAATCGCGCTATCGTTTCAACTACCAGGCCATGAAATCCCTCAACGACGACACCCAGATGCGCAGTGACTGGACCATTCCGCTCTGCACCGGCAACGAACGCCTGCGCAACCAGCACGGGCTCAAACTCCACCCGACCCAGAAGCCCGAAGCCCTCCTTCACCGCGTCATCCTCGCCGCCACCAATATCGACGACGTGGTGCTCGATCCGTTCTCGGGCACCGCGACCACCGCCGCCGTCGCCAAACGCCTCAACCGCCATTTCATCGGCATCGAGCGCCACCCCGCCTATGTCGAAGCCGGCTGGGCCCGCCTGCGCGAACTCCGCGCAGCCCCCGCCCATCTCACCGCCTCAGCCACCAACCGTCGCGAAGCCCCGCGCATCGCCTTCGGCGTTCTGGTCGAACGCGGGCTGGTCCCGCCCGGCACCATCCTGCACGACCGCCTCCGCCGCATCGCCGCCACCGTCACCGCCGATGCCACCATCATCGCCGGCCCTCATCGCGGCTCGATCCATCAGGTCGGCGCCCTCGCGCAGAACGCGGCAAGCTGCAATGGCTGGACCTTCTGGCACATCGAGCGCGACGGCAGGCTTGTCGCCCTCGACCATGTGCGCGAAACCCTTCGCCCATGAGCACTGGCGTCACCACCATCGCCTCCATGACCGGCTTCGCCCGCACCGCCGGCACGTACCACGCCACGACCTACGCGTGGGAACTCCGCAGCGTGAACGGCAAGGGGTTCGATCTCAAACTCCGCCTGCCGCCGGGCTTCGATGCGCTGGAACCCGCCCTGCGCGAAGCCGCCGGCCGTCGCCTCAAACGCGGCAACATCTCGGTCGCCCTCACGCTCAAGCGCGAGAGCATCGCCTCCACCATGATCGACGAAGCCATGCTCGATCTCTACCTCGCCCGCGCGCTCGACCTCGCCCGCCGCATCCCGAACGCCCCACCGCCCCAGCCCGAGGCCCTGCTCGCCTTGCCCGGCGTGATCCGTCCGATCGCCGACACGACCGATCCCGACGCCGATGAAGACGAACAGGCCGGCCTCGCCACCGCCCTCGCCGCGAGCTTCGAAGCGGGCCTCGCCGATCTCGTCATCGCCCGCAACGCCGAAGGCGATCGTCTCGCCACCGTCATCGAAGCCCTGCTCACGCGGATCGATAGCCAGGTCAAAGCCGCCTGGGCTCGTGCGGAGGAGCAGACCCTCCAGCATCGCGCGCGCCTCGAAGCTGCCCTCGCCGCCCTCCTCGCCGAGTCCAACCCCGTCGCCCCTGACCGCCTCGCTCAGGAAATTGCGCTCCTCGCCACCAGATCCGACATCCGCGAAGAGCTCGACCGGCTGGACGCCCACCTCGCCGCCGCCCGCGCCCTCCTCGCCGAATCCGCCCCGATCGGCCGGCGATTCGACTTCCTGATGCAGGAATTCAACCGCGAGGCGAACACGCTCTGCAGCAAATCCACCTCGCTCCCGCTCACCGCCATCGGGCTCGACCTCAAGGCGGCGATCGAGCAACTCCGCGAGCAGGTCCAGAACATTGAATAAGCCCCGATGAACCGGCGCGGCCTCTGCCTCGTCCTCGCCGCGCCCTCCGGTGCCGGCAAAACCTCGCTCTCCCGCGCCCTCCTCGCGAATGACGGCTTCATCTCTCTCTCGATCAGCGCCACCACCCGCGCCCCGCGCGAGGGCGAGCAGGACGGCGTGCATTATTATTTCAAAACCCCCGAAGCCTTCGCCGCCATGATCGCCAACGGCGAATTCCTCGAACACGCCAATGTCTTCGGTCGCGCCTACGGCACCCCGCGCGCCCCGGTCGAAGCCGCCCTCGCCGCCGGGCGCGACATCCTCTTCGACATCGACTGGCAAGGCTACCGCCAGCTCCGCGCCGCCCTGCCGGACGATGTGATGGGCGTCTTCATCCGCACCCCCTCGCTCGACGATCTCCGCATCCGCCTCATCTCCCGCGGCGACGACGACGCCACCATCGCCCGCCGCATGGCGGAAGCCGAAACCGAACTCGCCCACCAGAGCGAATTCGACTTCATCATCGAGAACAAGGATTTCGACGTCGCCCTGACCGACCTGCGCGCAATCCGCCGCGCCTGCCGCCTCATGACCTCGCGGGTCGTAACGGGGCAGTAGACGTGCAGGAAGCAAGCGCCTCCCTTGCTTCGCGAGCGCCGATCGGCCTAGATATCCGGTAACAGTCCCGGCATCGGGATCAACGTAACGGGAGGTTATCAGCATCATGCCATCACAGGCACCCCCACCGGCATCCCGCGCCTCCGCGTGGCGGATTCTGCTGCTGATCCCCTTCATCGGCACGCTCTGGGTGCCGTTCTACAACCACCCGCTCCCCGCTCTCTACGGTTTTCCATTCTTCTACTGGTACCAGCTTCTCGCCGTCCCGGTTTCCGCCCTGATCATCTTCATCGTCTACAAAGCGGAAAGCTGAGTACCCCCATGACAACCGCGACTATCGTCTTCACCATCCTGATCGTGCTCGTCCTGGTGCTCGGCTTCGCCGCTGCGCGCTGGAAAAGCGGAGACCTCACCAAGCTCGACGAATGGGGCCTCGGTGGCCGCCAGTTCGGCGTCATCATTTCCTGGTTTCTGATTGGTGGCGACATCTACACCGCCTACACCTTCATTGCGGTTCCCGCGCTGATGTTCGGTGCCGGCGCGCTCGCCTTCTTCGCGGTTCCCTACACCATCGTCGCCTACCCGATCCTCTACGTCATCTTCCCCAAACTCTGGCGCGTCTCGGCCAGACACGGCTTCGTCACCGGCCCCGAATTCGTCCGCGGCCGCTACGGCAACCGCCTCCTCGCCCTCGCCGTCGGCATCACCGGCATCGTCGCGACCATGCCCTACATCGCCCTCCAGCTTGTCGGCATGCAAACCGTGATCGGCGGCCTCGGCATCACCGGCGCCGGCTTCGGCGCGCACCTCCCGCTGATCATCGCCTTCCTCGTGCTCGCCGCCTTCACCTTCACCTCCGGCCTGCGCGCCCCCGCCATGATCGCCATCGTCAAAGACCTGCTGATCTACCTCACCATCATCGTCGCCATCATCGTCATCCCCTACGAGCTCGGCGGCTTCGGCGCGATCTTCGCGAAAATGCCGCCCGCGAAACTCCTGCTGCCCACCCCGCCCGCCGGCAGCGGCGGTCTCTATTCCGGCTACGCCACCCTCGCCCTCGGCTCGGCCATGGCGCTGTTCCTCTACCCCCACGCCACCACCGGCATCCTCTCGGCCCGCTCGGGCGAAGTCGTGCGCCGCAACGCCGTCATCCTGCCGGCCTACTCCTTCATGCTCGGCCTGATCACCCTGCTCGGTGCCATGGCCGTCGCCGCCGGGGTCGCGGGCATGCCGCAATTCGCCGCGGGGTTCAAAGCCTACGGCCCCAGCTTCTCGGTCCCCGCTTTGCTGATCCACACCCTGCCGTCATGGTTCGTCGGCGTGGCCTTCGCCGCCATCGCCATCGGCGCCCTCGTCCCCGCCGCCATCATGGCCATAGCCTCGGCCAACATATTCACCCGCGACATCTGGCGCCAGTTCATCAACCCCCGCGTCACCCCCGGCCAGGAATCCATGGTGGCCAAACTCTTCTCGATCGTCATGATCATCGGCGCTCTGCTCTTCATCTTCGGCCTGCCGCTGAAATACGCCATCCAGCTCCAACTCCTAGGCGGCATGTGGATGATCCAGATCTTCCCCGCCATCGTGTTCAGCCTGTTCACCCGCTTCTATAATGGCTGGGCTTTGCTGATCGGCTGGGCTTGCGGCATCGTCATGGCAACCCACTACGCCCTGCTCAATCACCTCGCCGGTGCCATCTACCCGTTCCACATCGGCGGCTTCACCTTCCCCTGCTACATCGCCATCGCCACCTTCCTCCTCAACGTCGCTGTCTCGACCATCCTGTCTCCCATCATCAACACCTTCGCCTCCGACCGCATCCACGACATCACGGCCGAAGCCGATTACGTATGATCGCGCGGCCATCAGAGCGACGGCGCAGAAAAGACCAAGGGGCGCTGCCCCCCGGCCCGCCCCCTTGCCTGAAACTCAAAGGTTCTAAGGGCTCCGCCCTTAGCGGGGTCCAGGGGCAGAGCCCCTGGCCTTCTGCCCCCCGTCTGTCGAGCCACCGCGCGCCGTGAGCGGACTCTTACCGCGACGGGCGCGGCGTGGGGCGGCATTCGGGTTCATCATGGCGACGATCCTGCTCGACATGCTGGCGATGGCGATCGTCTTGCCGGTCCTGCCTAAACTGATTCAGGGTCTGGTACGGGGCGACACGGTGGTTGCCGCGCATGTGTTCGGTCTGTTCGGCGCGGCATGGGCCGCAATGCAGTTCATCACAGCACCGGTGCTGGGTGCCCTGTCCGACCGCTATGGCCGCAGGCCGGTGATATTATTGTCCTGTCTGGGTCAGGCCGCCGATTTCGTGGTGATGGCTCTGGCGCCGGATGTGGCGTGGCTGCTGGTCGGGCGGATGCTGTCGGGCGCGTCATCGGCGAACATTGCGGCGGCGAACGCCTATATCGCGGATGTCACCCCGGCGGAGCGCCGGGCAGCGGCATTCGGCATATCCGGCGTTGCGGCGGCCTTGGGGTTCGTGCTGGGTCCGGCGCTGGGCGGAATTCTGGGCGGGGTGTCGCT
This sequence is a window from Acidiphilium acidophilum. Protein-coding genes within it:
- a CDS encoding YicC/YloC family endoribonuclease, yielding MSTGVTTIASMTGFARTAGTYHATTYAWELRSVNGKGFDLKLRLPPGFDALEPALREAAGRRLKRGNISVALTLKRESIASTMIDEAMLDLYLARALDLARRIPNAPPPQPEALLALPGVIRPIADTTDPDADEDEQAGLATALAASFEAGLADLVIARNAEGDRLATVIEALLTRIDSQVKAAWARAEEQTLQHRARLEAALAALLAESNPVAPDRLAQEIALLATRSDIREELDRLDAHLAAARALLAESAPIGRRFDFLMQEFNREANTLCSKSTSLPLTAIGLDLKAAIEQLREQVQNIE
- a CDS encoding site-specific DNA-methyltransferase encodes the protein MRMLPDASIDCIFADPPYNLQLRGELRRPDDSLVDGVDDDWDKFTDFAAYDAFSRAWLTEARRLLHKDATIWVIGSYHNIFRLGAIMQDLGFWILNDVIWRKTNPMPNFRGRRFTNAHETMIWAAREPKSRYRFNYQAMKSLNDDTQMRSDWTIPLCTGNERLRNQHGLKLHPTQKPEALLHRVILAATNIDDVVLDPFSGTATTAAVAKRLNRHFIGIERHPAYVEAGWARLRELRAAPAHLTASATNRREAPRIAFGVLVERGLVPPGTILHDRLRRIAATVTADATIIAGPHRGSIHQVGALAQNAASCNGWTFWHIERDGRLVALDHVRETLRP
- the mctP gene encoding monocarboxylate uptake permease MctP; translation: MTTATIVFTILIVLVLVLGFAAARWKSGDLTKLDEWGLGGRQFGVIISWFLIGGDIYTAYTFIAVPALMFGAGALAFFAVPYTIVAYPILYVIFPKLWRVSARHGFVTGPEFVRGRYGNRLLALAVGITGIVATMPYIALQLVGMQTVIGGLGITGAGFGAHLPLIIAFLVLAAFTFTSGLRAPAMIAIVKDLLIYLTIIVAIIVIPYELGGFGAIFAKMPPAKLLLPTPPAGSGGLYSGYATLALGSAMALFLYPHATTGILSARSGEVVRRNAVILPAYSFMLGLITLLGAMAVAAGVAGMPQFAAGFKAYGPSFSVPALLIHTLPSWFVGVAFAAIAIGALVPAAIMAIASANIFTRDIWRQFINPRVTPGQESMVAKLFSIVMIIGALLFIFGLPLKYAIQLQLLGGMWMIQIFPAIVFSLFTRFYNGWALLIGWACGIVMATHYALLNHLAGAIYPFHIGGFTFPCYIAIATFLLNVAVSTILSPIINTFASDRIHDITAEADYV
- the gmk gene encoding guanylate kinase, coding for MNRRGLCLVLAAPSGAGKTSLSRALLANDGFISLSISATTRAPREGEQDGVHYYFKTPEAFAAMIANGEFLEHANVFGRAYGTPRAPVEAALAAGRDILFDIDWQGYRQLRAALPDDVMGVFIRTPSLDDLRIRLISRGDDDATIARRMAEAETELAHQSEFDFIIENKDFDVALTDLRAIRRACRLMTSRVVTGQ
- a CDS encoding DUF3311 domain-containing protein, whose translation is MPSQAPPPASRASAWRILLLIPFIGTLWVPFYNHPLPALYGFPFFYWYQLLAVPVSALIIFIVYKAES